The stretch of DNA GCCAACGCCGCCGACCCCCTGGCCAACATCAACCTGCACCCCAAGGACTACGGCCTGTTTACCCAGCAATGCCTGACCGTTACCGATAAAATCCTCTTCGGCCTCGAAGGCGGCTACGACTATGAGGCGCTGAGTCAGTCGGTACTGGCCACGATTGCCGCTCGCTTAGGCGTTTAGCGGCGCTCCTATCGCTACTGATTGTTGAGCCCCAGGCGAACGATCAGCCCAACTAGAGCGACAGCGGCACTGATCGACAACCCAGCAGAGATGCCGCCGACCCACTTCACCACATCCCAGGTGCGATCTTCCCACTTCCGACCGCGATCCTGGTCATTGCTCATTTGGGCTTGCGCCCTACGTATCTCAGCCTGCTCGCTGCGCATTTCAGCCTGCTCGCTGCGCATCTGAGTCAGATCCTCTGCCAGCTTCTCAAGCGTAGCTTCTATGCGATCTAATCGGTCGTTGGTAGTAGTCATGGCCAGTGGAACGCCTTGGGCATGATACCTATTATCCCTTACTTGATGTAGAAGCACGCAATGGCGTATAGGCATCGCCTTACAAGGCTACAAAATGCCCAATGTTTTGGCGATGGCGATAGCCACTCAGCGGTAGAGGCTGAATCTGCTCAGCCATGTCCTACCCTCTAAACCGCCACCTTGGGCTGGATCAGGGCTAGAGCAGAGGTCAGAGCCTGGTGGCGATTTTCGATCAAATGAATCGCTGGCGGAGCGCTGCCTTCGGTGCGTTTGCGGTTTTGCACAAAGCGCTGCAGGTCGAGGGTCTTGAGGCGGCTCCTGACCTGGCCGGGCTTGACCACAATCCACACGGTGCGATCGCGCCTGATCGAATCCTGCACAATCGACTCGATCGCCAGCGCCGCCGTCACCCCAATGGTCGGCACTTCGCCCAGGTCGAGCACCAGCGCCTGGTAATCCCTGACAAACGACAGGCGGCGCGAAATGCTCTTGGCCGCCCCAAAGCTCATCGGTCCTCCCAGCTGAAACAGCAGAATATCTCCCTCAGAGCGGGTGAGAATGGCTTGCTCAGCGGCGGTCAGGTTACTGTCTTCGGTATCCTCGGTAATGGTTTTAATCCGGGAACTCTGCACATCGCTCAGCCGCTTGATCGTCAGCATGTTGGCCACAAAGGCTCCCACCAGTACCGCCGTAATCAGGTCAATAAACACCGTCAAAAACAGCACCATATACATAATGCCGGTGCCCTTGAGGGAAATTTTGGGGGCACGCTTGATAAAGCCCCAGTCCAGAATGTCAATGCCCACCTTGAGCAAAATCCCCGCCAGCACCGCGTTCGGAATCTGCGCCGTCAGCGGCCCCGCCCCCAGCAGCACCAGCAGCAACACCAGCGCGTGAATCAACCCCGACAGCGGCGTCCGTCCCCCGGCCTGCACGTTGACCACCGTTCGCATGGTCGCGCCGGCCCCCGGTAAACCGCCGAACAACCCTGAGATCACGTTGGCAATGCCCTGGCCAATCAGCTCTTTGTCAGAGTCGTGCTGGGTTTGGGAAATGCTGTCGGCCACCAGCGAGGTCAGCAGCGAGTCGATCGCCCCCAGGACCGCCAGCATGATGCCGTAGCGCAGCATGTCGTCTAGTTCGCGCAGGCTAAAGGTGGGCAGCCGCAGGGTGGGCAGCCCCGAGGGAATGTCTCCAATCCGCGGCAGATCGGCTTGGCCAAACACCACCACCGACACCACCGTAGCCCCCACCAGGGCCACCAGGGGCGCAGGCAGAATGCGGTTCAACCGGCGCGGGATGGCAAACACAATCACCAGGGTCAATAGCCCCAGCCCCAGGGCCACCCAGTTGGGCTGACGCACAAAGCCGGGCAGGTCTTGCAGGGTGTCAACCACTCCCCCCGTAGCGGCATGGCCCAGCAGCGGCGGCAGCTGCAGCAGCACAATGATCACCCCAATGCCCGACATAAAGCCTGAGATCACCGTGTAGGGCAGCAGGGTGATGTATTGCCCCAGGCGCATCAGCCCAAACAGAATTTGCAGCACGCCGCCCAGCATTACCACCGTAAAGGCCATCGCCAGGCCAGTGTCGGGGTAGCGGGCCACCAGCGCGGCAATCACGGTGGTGATCACCACCGTCATGGGGCCAGTGGGGCCAGACACCTGGGTGGGAGTGCCGCCAAACAGCGCCGCGAAAAAGCCGGTAAAGATGGCTCCGTACAGACCCGCGATCGCCCCCGCTCCCGAGGCCACCCCAAAGGCCAGCGCCAGGGGCAACGCCACAATGGCCGCCGTCACCCCGCCAAAAACATCTCCTCGCCAGTGGCGGAAGCCAATGGTGTTTATCAACGGTATTGCCATCGCGATCAAAGCCCCTAGGTGCTATTCGTTCTCTGGGGAGAACAGTCGTGAGGGTAGTTTAGACCGTCTGTTCCAGTAGTCCAGAAATTGTTAGACCAGGTTTAGAACTCAGGTTTGCCAACCCTGGTGACGATTCAGGGCTCAGGGGTTGCAGGGTTGGGCTACGGCCGGAACGGGTTGCAGCTAGTGGTATAGCGATGGCCATTGCGCTTAGGAGATTGGCCTCTTCCAGAGGCAAAAACTGGGGCGGCGCAATGGCGTATAGCCATGCAACCGCAACCCCTGATCATGCCGGCTTGCTCTGCTGACGCAGCTTCCACACCACGCTAGAGGCCAGATTCGTTACCGTGTGGGCGACGATGGGCACCAGCAGGTTGCCGGTCAACACCGCCGCGATCGCCAGCACCAGCCCAATGGCTGTCGCCCACACCACGTAGGTCCACTGATTTAAGCTGCTCAGGTGCAGCACCCCAAAACTGGCCGCCGACACCACAATCCCCAGGCTGTTGAGCCCGATGGCGGGCAGCATGACGCCGCGAAACAGCAGTTCCTCGCTCAGGCCCGGCAACAGGCCCAGCCAGATCAGGTCGGGCCACTGCAGAGGCTGTAGCACCATGGTCAGGTAAGTATCTGCGCTGTAGCGGTAAGCCGGCCACAGCCGGTAGATAAGGCCACTGGCCAGGGTGATACCCAGGCCCAGCCCCAGTCCCATCAGGCCATCCTGGAGAGACAGGCGCAGGGGGAGCAGCCCCGCAGGCTCAAAGTAGAGCCATGCTTTCGAGATCAGCAGTAGCACCACCGCTGTGACCCCCATCGCCGCCAGCACCTGCATGCGGGTCAGGGGCTCAATCTGGGGATCGGGGCTGGGGGGCGGCTGGGTCACAGGGGCACCGGTGAAGGAGGGAATGGCAACGGGGCAAGGGCAGAGGGCATTGCTATCTTAGCGAGTCTGCCGCCCAACCCAACAGATCGCCCTCCACTGCCCTAACCTCCACCGCCCTAATTTAGGCCGAAGATTAGATCGCATGGCTGGCCAGGTCCGGCGGGGCCGGGGTGGGGGGCTGCTTGGTGAACGGCCAGGTGAAGTAGAAGGTGGTGCCCTCACCGACGCTGGAAGCCAGCCAGACGCGGCCCCCTTCGGCTTCGACAATTTTTTTGACCACTGCCAGGCCCACCCCGGTGCTTTCAAAGTCGTCGCGGGCCTTAAGGGTCTGAAAAATGGTGAAAATTTTGTCGTGGTACTGGGGGGCAATGCCGGGGCCATCGTCAGCCACGGCAAACTCAATCCACTGGCCCTGGTCTTGCCAGGAGATACGCACGCTCCCCTGGTCGCGATCGTGGTGTTTGATAGCGTTGTTGATCAGGTTGGCAAACACCTGGCCCAGGGCCGTTTTGTAGCTGTAGATGGTGGGCAGGGCCGCGGGAATATCTACCACAAATGACCGTGGCGGGGCCAGCGAATCGACCACATTGCTCAGGAGCTGATTGAGGTCTACCGCGACGATGCTGCGCTGGCGGCGGCCCACCCGCGAGTATTCCAATAGCCCATTGATCAGCGATTCCATCCGTTCTACCCGGCTGCGCAGCAGCTGGAGCTGGTGGCGGTTTTCGGGGGGCAGCTGGGTGCCCAGGTCTTCGCCCAGCCAGTCGGCCAGGTTGGAGATGGCGCGCAGGGGAGCCTTGAGGTCGTGGGAGGCGACGTAGGCAAACTGGTCGAGTTCGGCATTGCGCTGCTCCAGCATGGCGGTGGTGTGGGCCAGGACCAGGTTGGTGTTGGCCATTTCATCGGCTCGGCGCATGAGCTCTTCGCGGGCGGCCTTGCGGTCCTCAATGTCTTCAACGATGGCAATAAACGCTGAGGGGCGATCGGTGTCATCACTTTCGACGGAGGCGGTCACCAGGGTCCACAGAGGGGTACCGTCTTTGCGCAGGTAGCGCTTTTCAAACTGGCAGGGGGTGTGCTCGGTGAGCAGCTGATGGTAGTAGTACTCGTCCTTAACCCTGTCGCCCTCGTAGGTCATGGACTGGAAGGAACGATTAATAATTTCTTCGGGCTGGTAGCCCAAAATATCGCAAAACTTTTGGTTGACCTGTATCCACTCCCCCTGCCAGTTGAGCCGTGCCATCCCCACGGCGGCCTGCTCAAACACCGCTCGAAACCGCCGTTCACTGGCCCGCAGGTCAAGCTCGGCCTGCTTGGCGGCGGTGATGTCCTGCACTACCCCGACCATGCGCTGGCTGCGCCCGTCTTTGACATCTACTACCCGCCCGTAGGCGCTGACCCAATGCCAGGTGTCGTTGGGCCAGCGCAGCCGGTACTGCCCCGCAAACTCGGATTGGGTGGCGATCGCCTCCTGGAGTATCGCCTCTATGGTGGGCAGGTCATCGGAGTGCACCCGCTCCGCCCAGACCTCAGCCCTATGAGGCATGGTGCCCGGTTCAAGCCCCAGAATCCGCTCGGTCTGGGGCGACCAGATCTGGGTGCCGCTGTCGAGCTGCCAGTCCCAGGTGCCCATCTGGGCGGCGCTGAGGGCCAGATTGAGGCGCTCGGCGGTATCCTGCAGGTCGTCTTTGGCCTGCTGCAGGGTGGTGCGATCGCGCCGTTCCTGCTCCAGCAACGCCTCAATCTGCTGCTTGGCCTCCTCCAGCTGAGCGGTGCGGCGCTGCACCCGGTCCTCCAGGGTCTGGTTGAGCTGCCTGACCTCCTGTTCGGCGGCCCGCAGGCTGGTTTCGGCCTGCGTGCGATCGCTAATCTCGCTCTGCAGCGCCTGGTTCATGTCCATCAGCTGGGTCAGGTTGGGTAGCGCCAGGGCCATCGGCACCCGGGGGACAAGCTCCAGGGCCGTGTAGAGCGACACCAGCGCTGTCACCGCCTTCATCCCACCAGATATCCAGTAGGTCGGGAACCACAGCGTCCACACCTCAAAGAGGTGAGTGGTGCCGCAGGCACCAATGAAGATGGCAAATAGCCAGAACAGGGGCTTGAAGGGTACGTCGGGCCGTCGCTGGACGAAGTACACCAGCGCCCCGGCAATCATCCAGTAGGACAGCGCCACCAGGGCGTCTGACAAAAGATGGAGCCACACCAGACCAGGCCGCCACAGGTAGCAGTGCCCGTGGGGAATAAACGGCCCCGACAGCAGAGACTGCCAGTATTCAACCATGGCACCACCTTATCTAAAGGGAGGGATTTGACCGCTAAGAGAGTCAGCGCGTTGTCCACCCTCTTGGCATATCATGACCATAAGTAGCGTAGAGTCTATCCTCAGATAGAGGCTGGAGGCACGCTAGGTCAGCCTGAGGATACGTGCTAGACCCTGTAGGTTGACGCATAATCAATTCACTTCGGGCGATAGATGGCCCGCCGGTTTTTTTAATGCCTCTTTTCTTAATGCCTCACATAGGGGGCTACCTATGACAGATATTCGCATTGTACTCATTGAAGATCACGACCTCACGCGCCTAGGCCTCAAGGCCGCTCTACAGCGGGTACCTGGGATGACCGTAGTCGGCGAAGCCGCCAACGGGGCTCGCGGCCTCAGCTTGCTTGAAACCGAGCACCCAGACATTGCCATTGTCGACATCGGCCTGCCCGACATTGACGGCATTGAACTGGTGGAGCGGTTGCGCCAGTCCCAGGGCGACCTCGACGAGTCTCCCACCCGTGTCCTGATGCTGACCATGCACGACAGCGAAGCCGCCGTAATGGCCGCCTTTGCGGCCGGGGCTGACTCCTACTGCATGAAGCAGACCGAACTCGACGACCTGATTGTGG from Leptolyngbya sp. KIOST-1 encodes:
- a CDS encoding SulP family inorganic anion transporter, which produces MAIPLINTIGFRHWRGDVFGGVTAAIVALPLALAFGVASGAGAIAGLYGAIFTGFFAALFGGTPTQVSGPTGPMTVVITTVIAALVARYPDTGLAMAFTVVMLGGVLQILFGLMRLGQYITLLPYTVISGFMSGIGVIIVLLQLPPLLGHAATGGVVDTLQDLPGFVRQPNWVALGLGLLTLVIVFAIPRRLNRILPAPLVALVGATVVSVVVFGQADLPRIGDIPSGLPTLRLPTFSLRELDDMLRYGIMLAVLGAIDSLLTSLVADSISQTQHDSDKELIGQGIANVISGLFGGLPGAGATMRTVVNVQAGGRTPLSGLIHALVLLLVLLGAGPLTAQIPNAVLAGILLKVGIDILDWGFIKRAPKISLKGTGIMYMVLFLTVFIDLITAVLVGAFVANMLTIKRLSDVQSSRIKTITEDTEDSNLTAAEQAILTRSEGDILLFQLGGPMSFGAAKSISRRLSFVRDYQALVLDLGEVPTIGVTAALAIESIVQDSIRRDRTVWIVVKPGQVRSRLKTLDLQRFVQNRKRTEGSAPPAIHLIENRHQALTSALALIQPKVAV
- a CDS encoding CPBP family intramembrane glutamic endopeptidase, encoding MTQPPPSPDPQIEPLTRMQVLAAMGVTAVVLLLISKAWLYFEPAGLLPLRLSLQDGLMGLGLGLGITLASGLIYRLWPAYRYSADTYLTMVLQPLQWPDLIWLGLLPGLSEELLFRGVMLPAIGLNSLGIVVSAASFGVLHLSSLNQWTYVVWATAIGLVLAIAAVLTGNLLVPIVAHTVTNLASSVVWKLRQQSKPA
- a CDS encoding PAS domain-containing sensor histidine kinase, encoding MVEYWQSLLSGPFIPHGHCYLWRPGLVWLHLLSDALVALSYWMIAGALVYFVQRRPDVPFKPLFWLFAIFIGACGTTHLFEVWTLWFPTYWISGGMKAVTALVSLYTALELVPRVPMALALPNLTQLMDMNQALQSEISDRTQAETSLRAAEQEVRQLNQTLEDRVQRRTAQLEEAKQQIEALLEQERRDRTTLQQAKDDLQDTAERLNLALSAAQMGTWDWQLDSGTQIWSPQTERILGLEPGTMPHRAEVWAERVHSDDLPTIEAILQEAIATQSEFAGQYRLRWPNDTWHWVSAYGRVVDVKDGRSQRMVGVVQDITAAKQAELDLRASERRFRAVFEQAAVGMARLNWQGEWIQVNQKFCDILGYQPEEIINRSFQSMTYEGDRVKDEYYYHQLLTEHTPCQFEKRYLRKDGTPLWTLVTASVESDDTDRPSAFIAIVEDIEDRKAAREELMRRADEMANTNLVLAHTTAMLEQRNAELDQFAYVASHDLKAPLRAISNLADWLGEDLGTQLPPENRHQLQLLRSRVERMESLINGLLEYSRVGRRQRSIVAVDLNQLLSNVVDSLAPPRSFVVDIPAALPTIYSYKTALGQVFANLINNAIKHHDRDQGSVRISWQDQGQWIEFAVADDGPGIAPQYHDKIFTIFQTLKARDDFESTGVGLAVVKKIVEAEGGRVWLASSVGEGTTFYFTWPFTKQPPTPAPPDLASHAI
- a CDS encoding response regulator; its protein translation is MTDIRIVLIEDHDLTRLGLKAALQRVPGMTVVGEAANGARGLSLLETEHPDIAIVDIGLPDIDGIELVERLRQSQGDLDESPTRVLMLTMHDSEAAVMAAFAAGADSYCMKQTELDDLIVAVRETNEGNSWIDPAVASVVLRQVRKTPAGTLAAANRTVSIEAVEPEFEQILESYPLTERELEILELIVGGCSNAEIAERSYITVGTVKTHVRSILNKLGVDDRTKAAVRALRSGLVT